The following are encoded together in the Tripterygium wilfordii isolate XIE 37 chromosome 3, ASM1340144v1, whole genome shotgun sequence genome:
- the LOC119995232 gene encoding CHD3-type chromatin-remodeling factor PICKLE-like isoform X1 — MGKNSLDARSYRKFLASQTKKSKESGDTMLKKRGHHFQGNGSITRTTTSEEVLPGVTGNSLSCSKRQRADSDSKRHGFFGSNELGHDLPDAHLPNVVSDKVSAARGCLNGVTEVGSLSSPILEREHNGSESPSHIMVITEEHANEACSEEYNSEAGTDGEHNVCSICMLGGELWCCDGTGCGKRYHLSCLDPPFTSALGLWHCSWCVTKKIQFGVHSVSEVVESIWDVKEVATDNEAVVMDKQYLVKYRGLAHVHNRWIPETQLLFEAPKLLSEFNPKNQAVRWKEWTVPQRLLQKRRILSKKQFDGYCHEYDGDRSDCHYEWLVKWTDLGYDLATWELENAPFLTSPEAAKLIKDYESRHEKPEIPPNLLEVDEERKGNFSEFSELSFGCSPEIYKQYLSYVKKLYEHWHKGCNAIIFDDQSNKERALKLILFISSLHLVVQKPFLIISTSSALSVWEAEFLRVVPSANIVVYSGNRAVRKSIRQLEFQNEGGRIMFQVLLSSWDVVVEDLEDLEYISWEAVIIEQCQHSKILRQLNKFKMLAADKKILLDSDQIKYRSADYLKMLLFLDHEREGQDCNVEEISLNIKIDKLKERLAPYVAYECQSGHTRFVEYWVPVRLSNLQLEQYCAKLLSNSMLLSSCLKNNSADALRELVTSSRKCCDHPNLLDQSLPSKRNLETDIQASGKLQLLDKILLEIKSRGLRVVILFQLIEDSRPFSVGDILEDFVHQRFGDCCVRIEHAVHSKKCIKKKEAVDTFNDKESGKFILLIESRACRPNIELSSVDTIILFCSDWDPLNDLRALNKITIGSQFKQLNVFRLYSCCTIEEKVLILAKQGLMLDSGLKAMNRNTCHTLLRWGASYLFSKLDDFHRCHTSSSSSNIFSDQLFLDDVMQELSVHLSCSSENSDASNNSIITKVQQSGGVYGGNMTLLGEKEAQGDGPPTSFWTNLLLGRCPHWIFLSESSPRIRKNVNESTPEYDYSTEKSRKVVSNTVYPIHLISGLYKRKKRTAANKDGKLKNMNQVSVCKRRVINKAFYPRHLKPGWYSSKKQEVVNKRENDSLPIPHVVHCARVPEVNMVESETITIQIVFDEEIGGKEGSTAKDARAASSEQHLEGPLDQSAVKNIQINQSVPSEGHLNPLDEVVIIDDPVEASAHDRLSHEESKNDPVENSPICESTGTSLLLLQPNTSTSLGHSLSVNQLGSQNEQNGGRHGSSSEAQSPREPSLENHLHHFSPLMIHSQQPSADPLLMEMERIRKDQVQALKIHEDRILQLKLERDKERKEVEKKYNLLFRDAEEEVTRNKKYLEMNHHKVYLQKLLAEALKKKHDDNDTGGSPESLIELHAQSGLQHRPASSSTAPPVQRVNHASELFSTSGRPNFSPVNFQGTFQNRVRHVALRAPAPHLQSYSRPPSFVAMNHLPVLGNGERNLQSPQNFPKHQ; from the exons ATGGGCAAGAATAGTCTTGATGCCCGTAGTTACAGAAAGTTTCTTGCATcacaaacaaagaaatcaaaggAGTCAG GGGATACTATGCTTAAGAAGAGGGGGCACCATTTTCAAGGGAACGGGAGCATTACGAGAACTACTACTTCTGAGGAAGTTCTGCCAGGGGTTACTGGGAATTCCTTGTCTTGTTCTAAAAGACAAAG GGCAGATTCTGATTCAAAACGACATGGTTTCTTTGGCAGCAACGAACTTGGCCATGATTTACCTGATGCTCATCTTCCTAAT GTCGTCTCTGATAAAGTATCTGCAGCAAGAGGGTGCTTGAATGGTGTGACTGAAGTTGGCAGCTTAAGTAGTCCGATTCTTGAACGTGAGCAT AATGGAAGCGAATCTCCTTCACACATCATGGTAATTACTGAAGAACATGCCAATGAAGCTTGCAGTGAGGAATACAATTCAGAAGCTGGAACTGATGGTGAACATAATGTATGTTCCATTTGCATGCTTGGTGGAGAGCTTTG GTGCTGTGATGGAACTGGGTGTGGAAAGAGATATCATCTGTCTTGTCTTGACCCTCCTTTCACTAGTGCTCTTGGACTTTGGCACTGCTCATGGTGTGTTACAAAAAAGATACAGTTCGGCGTGCATTCTGTATCTGAAGTAGTAGAGTCCATTTGGGATGTCAAAGAGGTGGCAACAGATAATGAAG CAGTGGTGATGGATAAGCAGTATTTGGTCAAGTACAGAGGTCTAGCTCATGTTCACAATCGCTGGATTCCAGAGACGCAGCTGCTTTTTGAAGCTCCAAAACTTCTTTCAGAATTCAATCCAAAGAACCAG GCTGTTAGGTGGAAAGAGTGGACTGTCCCGCAACGTTTACTACAGAAAAGAAGGATACTTTCTAAAAAACAATTTGATGGATATTGTCATGAATATGATGGTGATAGATCAGATTGTCATTATGAATGGCTTGTGAAATGGACTGATCTTGGTTATGACCTTGCTACTTGGGAATTAGAGAATGCCCCATTTCTGACTTCGCCTGAAGCTGCTAAGCTCATAAAAGATTATGAAAGTCGCCATGAGAAGCCAGAAATACCGCCAAATCTTTTGGAAGTAGATGAG GAGCGGAAAGGTAACTTTTCTGAATTTTCAGAATTGTCATTTGGTTGTTCACCTGAAATATATAAGCAATATCTTAGTTATGTAAAGAAGCTTTATGAGCACTGGCACAAAGGTTGCAATGCCATCATTTTTGATGATCAATCAAACAAG GAACGGGCTTTGAAGCTGATATTGTTCATTTCTTCTCTGCATTTAGTTGTGCAAAAGCCTTTTCTCATCATCTCGACTTCCAGTGCTCTTTCTGTGTGGGAAGCTGAATTCTTACGTGTGGTACCATCTGCAAACATTGTAGTTTATTCGGGAAACAGAGCTGTCAGGAAAAGTATCAGGCAATTGGAGTTTCAAAATGAAGGTGGTCGGATAATGTTTCAAGTGCTTTTATCATCCTGGGATGTTGTTGTTGAG GATTTGGAAGATTTAGAATACATCAGTTGGGAAGCAGTAATTATTGAGCAGTGCCAACACTCTAAAATCTTGAGACAGCTGAACAAATTTAAGATGTTGGCTGCTGATAAGAAAATTCTTCTTGATAGTGATCAAATAAAG TATCGCTCTGCTGACTACCTCAAAATGCTTCTCTTTCTTGATCATGAACGTGAGGGGCAAGATTGCAATGTTGAAGAGATTTCATTGAATATTAAGATTGATAAATTGAAGGAACGATTGGCACCTTATGTTGCATATGAGTGCCAGTCAGGCCACACAAGGTTCGTAGAATATTGGGTCCCTGTCCGGCTTTCTAACTTGCAACTCGAGCAGTATTGTGCTAAGCTTCTTTCAAACTCAATGTTACTTTCTTCATGCTTAAAGAATAATTCTGCTGATGCTCTTCGGGAACTTGTTACTTCTTCCAGGAAG TGCTGTGACCACCCTAATCTTCTGGATCAGTCTTTGCCAAGCAAAAGAAACTTGGAAACGGACATACAGGCAAGTGGAAAATTGCAGCTTCTTGATAAAATCCTTTTGGAGATCAAAAGTCGGGGTCTTAGAGTTGTAATCCTTTTTCAG TTAATTGAAGACTCGAGACCATTTTCTGTTGGAGATATTTTGGAAGACTTTGTTCACCAAAGATTTGGCGATTGTTGTGTTCGAATTGAGCATGCAGTACATTCAAAGAAATGTATAAAGAAGAAAGAGGCCGTAGACACATTTAATGATAAGGAGAGTGGAAAATTCATCTTATTGATAGAAAGTCGAGCTTGTCGTCCTAACATTGAACTTTCTTCAGTGGACACTATTATTCTATTCTGCAGTGACTGGGATCCACTGAATGATCTAAGAGCCCTGAATAAGATTACCATTGGTTCGCAGTTTAAGCAGTTAAACGTATTCCGTTTGTATTCCTGCTGTACTATTGAAGAAAAAGTTCTGATTCTTGCAAAGCAAGGTTTGATGCTTGATAGTGGTTTGAAGGCTATGAATCGAAATACTTGTCATACGTTGCTACGTTGGGGTGCTTCTTATTTATTCAGTAAGCTTGATGACTTTCATCGCTGCCATACATCATCATCAAGTTCAAACATATTTTCTGACCAGTTGTTTTTGGATGATGTAATGCAAGAGTTGTCAGTGCATTTGTCGTGCAGTAGTGAGAACAGTGATGCTAGTAACAATTCAATCATTACGAAAGTACAGCAAAGTGGAGGAGTTTATGGGGGGAATATGACATTACTTGGTGAAAAGGAAGCGCAGGGAGATGGACCACCCACTTCTTTTTGGACAAATCTTCTATTAGGACGGTGTCCGCATTGGATATTTCTGTCAGAGTCAAGTCCAAGAATCCGAAAAAATGTGAATGAATCTACACCGGAATATGATTATTCGACAGAAAAAAGCAGGAAGGTTGTGAGCAACACAGTTTATCCCATACATCTTATCTCAGGgttgtataaaagaaagaaacgGACTGCCGCAAACAAGGAcggcaaattgaaaaatatgaaCCAAGTTTCTGTCTGTAAAAGGAGGGTCATCAACAAAGCATTTTATCCTAGACATTTAAAACCAGGGTGGTATAGTAGCAAGAAACAGGAAGTCGTAAACAAGAGAG AAAATGATTCTTTACCCATACCTCATGTGGTTCATTGTGCAAGAGTACCCGAAGTTAACATGGTTGAATCTGAGACTATAACTATTCAAATAGTGTTTGATGAAGAGATTGGTGGAAAGGAAGGAAGTACTGCCAAAGATGCCAGAGCTGCTTCAAGTGAGCAGCACCTTGAAGGTCCTCTAGATCAAAGTGCTGTCAAAAATATCCAGATCAACCAGTCTGTACCTTCTGAAGGCCATCTAAACCCTTTGGATGAAGTAGTCATAATTGATGACCCTGTGGAGGCTTCAGCTCATGATCGGCTATCCCATGAAGAAAGTAAAAACGACCCTGTGGAGAATTCCCCTATTTGTGAGTCAACAGGGACTAGTTTACTTTTGTTACAGCCAAACACCAGCACTAGCCTGGGACATTCGCTCTCAGTAAATCAG CTGGGGAGTCAAAATGAGCAGAACGGTGGGAGGCATGGGTCCAGTTCAGAAGCTCAAAGTCCAAGAGAACCATCCTTGGAGAATCATCTGCATCATTTTAGCCCTTTGATGATACATTCACAACAGCCATCTGCAG ATCCACTTCTAATGGAAATGGAAAGAATACGAAAGGATCAAGTGCAAGCTCTAAAGATACACGAAGATAGG ATTTTGCAGCTCAAGTTGGAGCGTgataaagagagaaaagaggTAGAAAAGAAGTACAATTTGCTCTTTCGGGATGCTGAAGAAGAAGTAACGCGCAACAAAAAATATCTAGAGATGAATCATCACAAAGTGTATCTACAAAAGTTGCTGGCTGAAGCTCTCAAAAAAAAGCACGATGATAACGATACAGGTGGTTCACCAG AATCACTGATTGAACTTCATGCTCAGAGTGGGCTTCAACATCGTCCAGCAAGTTCATCAACGGCTCCACCCGTGCAAAGGGTCAACCATGCATCGGAACTATTCTCAACTTCTGGCAGACCAAATTTTAGTCCCGTGAACTTCCAGGGAACTTTTCAAAATCGTGTGCGACATGTAGCATTACGAGCCCCTGCCCCGCATCTCCAATCATACAGCAGACCACCTTCATTCGTGGCAATGAACCATCTGCCGGTTCTTGGCAATGGGGAGCGAAACCTGCAATCACCACAGAACTTCCCAAAACATCAGTAA
- the LOC119995232 gene encoding helicase protein MOM1-like isoform X3, producing the protein MVITEEHANEACSEEYNSEAGTDGEHNVCSICMLGGELWCCDGTGCGKRYHLSCLDPPFTSALGLWHCSWCVTKKIQFGVHSVSEVVESIWDVKEVATDNEAVVMDKQYLVKYRGLAHVHNRWIPETQLLFEAPKLLSEFNPKNQAVRWKEWTVPQRLLQKRRILSKKQFDGYCHEYDGDRSDCHYEWLVKWTDLGYDLATWELENAPFLTSPEAAKLIKDYESRHEKPEIPPNLLEVDEERKGNFSEFSELSFGCSPEIYKQYLSYVKKLYEHWHKGCNAIIFDDQSNKERALKLILFISSLHLVVQKPFLIISTSSALSVWEAEFLRVVPSANIVVYSGNRAVRKSIRQLEFQNEGGRIMFQVLLSSWDVVVEDLEDLEYISWEAVIIEQCQHSKILRQLNKFKMLAADKKILLDSDQIKYRSADYLKMLLFLDHEREGQDCNVEEISLNIKIDKLKERLAPYVAYECQSGHTRFVEYWVPVRLSNLQLEQYCAKLLSNSMLLSSCLKNNSADALRELVTSSRKCCDHPNLLDQSLPSKRNLETDIQASGKLQLLDKILLEIKSRGLRVVILFQLIEDSRPFSVGDILEDFVHQRFGDCCVRIEHAVHSKKCIKKKEAVDTFNDKESGKFILLIESRACRPNIELSSVDTIILFCSDWDPLNDLRALNKITIGSQFKQLNVFRLYSCCTIEEKVLILAKQGLMLDSGLKAMNRNTCHTLLRWGASYLFSKLDDFHRCHTSSSSSNIFSDQLFLDDVMQELSVHLSCSSENSDASNNSIITKVQQSGGVYGGNMTLLGEKEAQGDGPPTSFWTNLLLGRCPHWIFLSESSPRIRKNVNESTPEYDYSTEKSRKVVSNTVYPIHLISGLYKRKKRTAANKDGKLKNMNQVSVCKRRVINKAFYPRHLKPGWYSSKKQEVVNKRENDSLPIPHVVHCARVPEVNMVESETITIQIVFDEEIGGKEGSTAKDARAASSEQHLEGPLDQSAVKNIQINQSVPSEGHLNPLDEVVIIDDPVEASAHDRLSHEESKNDPVENSPICESTGTSLLLLQPNTSTSLGHSLSVNQLGSQNEQNGGRHGSSSEAQSPREPSLENHLHHFSPLMIHSQQPSADPLLMEMERIRKDQVQALKIHEDRILQLKLERDKERKEVEKKYNLLFRDAEEEVTRNKKYLEMNHHKVYLQKLLAEALKKKHDDNDTGGSPESLIELHAQSGLQHRPASSSTAPPVQRVNHASELFSTSGRPNFSPVNFQGTFQNRVRHVALRAPAPHLQSYSRPPSFVAMNHLPVLGNGERNLQSPQNFPKHQ; encoded by the exons ATGGTAATTACTGAAGAACATGCCAATGAAGCTTGCAGTGAGGAATACAATTCAGAAGCTGGAACTGATGGTGAACATAATGTATGTTCCATTTGCATGCTTGGTGGAGAGCTTTG GTGCTGTGATGGAACTGGGTGTGGAAAGAGATATCATCTGTCTTGTCTTGACCCTCCTTTCACTAGTGCTCTTGGACTTTGGCACTGCTCATGGTGTGTTACAAAAAAGATACAGTTCGGCGTGCATTCTGTATCTGAAGTAGTAGAGTCCATTTGGGATGTCAAAGAGGTGGCAACAGATAATGAAG CAGTGGTGATGGATAAGCAGTATTTGGTCAAGTACAGAGGTCTAGCTCATGTTCACAATCGCTGGATTCCAGAGACGCAGCTGCTTTTTGAAGCTCCAAAACTTCTTTCAGAATTCAATCCAAAGAACCAG GCTGTTAGGTGGAAAGAGTGGACTGTCCCGCAACGTTTACTACAGAAAAGAAGGATACTTTCTAAAAAACAATTTGATGGATATTGTCATGAATATGATGGTGATAGATCAGATTGTCATTATGAATGGCTTGTGAAATGGACTGATCTTGGTTATGACCTTGCTACTTGGGAATTAGAGAATGCCCCATTTCTGACTTCGCCTGAAGCTGCTAAGCTCATAAAAGATTATGAAAGTCGCCATGAGAAGCCAGAAATACCGCCAAATCTTTTGGAAGTAGATGAG GAGCGGAAAGGTAACTTTTCTGAATTTTCAGAATTGTCATTTGGTTGTTCACCTGAAATATATAAGCAATATCTTAGTTATGTAAAGAAGCTTTATGAGCACTGGCACAAAGGTTGCAATGCCATCATTTTTGATGATCAATCAAACAAG GAACGGGCTTTGAAGCTGATATTGTTCATTTCTTCTCTGCATTTAGTTGTGCAAAAGCCTTTTCTCATCATCTCGACTTCCAGTGCTCTTTCTGTGTGGGAAGCTGAATTCTTACGTGTGGTACCATCTGCAAACATTGTAGTTTATTCGGGAAACAGAGCTGTCAGGAAAAGTATCAGGCAATTGGAGTTTCAAAATGAAGGTGGTCGGATAATGTTTCAAGTGCTTTTATCATCCTGGGATGTTGTTGTTGAG GATTTGGAAGATTTAGAATACATCAGTTGGGAAGCAGTAATTATTGAGCAGTGCCAACACTCTAAAATCTTGAGACAGCTGAACAAATTTAAGATGTTGGCTGCTGATAAGAAAATTCTTCTTGATAGTGATCAAATAAAG TATCGCTCTGCTGACTACCTCAAAATGCTTCTCTTTCTTGATCATGAACGTGAGGGGCAAGATTGCAATGTTGAAGAGATTTCATTGAATATTAAGATTGATAAATTGAAGGAACGATTGGCACCTTATGTTGCATATGAGTGCCAGTCAGGCCACACAAGGTTCGTAGAATATTGGGTCCCTGTCCGGCTTTCTAACTTGCAACTCGAGCAGTATTGTGCTAAGCTTCTTTCAAACTCAATGTTACTTTCTTCATGCTTAAAGAATAATTCTGCTGATGCTCTTCGGGAACTTGTTACTTCTTCCAGGAAG TGCTGTGACCACCCTAATCTTCTGGATCAGTCTTTGCCAAGCAAAAGAAACTTGGAAACGGACATACAGGCAAGTGGAAAATTGCAGCTTCTTGATAAAATCCTTTTGGAGATCAAAAGTCGGGGTCTTAGAGTTGTAATCCTTTTTCAG TTAATTGAAGACTCGAGACCATTTTCTGTTGGAGATATTTTGGAAGACTTTGTTCACCAAAGATTTGGCGATTGTTGTGTTCGAATTGAGCATGCAGTACATTCAAAGAAATGTATAAAGAAGAAAGAGGCCGTAGACACATTTAATGATAAGGAGAGTGGAAAATTCATCTTATTGATAGAAAGTCGAGCTTGTCGTCCTAACATTGAACTTTCTTCAGTGGACACTATTATTCTATTCTGCAGTGACTGGGATCCACTGAATGATCTAAGAGCCCTGAATAAGATTACCATTGGTTCGCAGTTTAAGCAGTTAAACGTATTCCGTTTGTATTCCTGCTGTACTATTGAAGAAAAAGTTCTGATTCTTGCAAAGCAAGGTTTGATGCTTGATAGTGGTTTGAAGGCTATGAATCGAAATACTTGTCATACGTTGCTACGTTGGGGTGCTTCTTATTTATTCAGTAAGCTTGATGACTTTCATCGCTGCCATACATCATCATCAAGTTCAAACATATTTTCTGACCAGTTGTTTTTGGATGATGTAATGCAAGAGTTGTCAGTGCATTTGTCGTGCAGTAGTGAGAACAGTGATGCTAGTAACAATTCAATCATTACGAAAGTACAGCAAAGTGGAGGAGTTTATGGGGGGAATATGACATTACTTGGTGAAAAGGAAGCGCAGGGAGATGGACCACCCACTTCTTTTTGGACAAATCTTCTATTAGGACGGTGTCCGCATTGGATATTTCTGTCAGAGTCAAGTCCAAGAATCCGAAAAAATGTGAATGAATCTACACCGGAATATGATTATTCGACAGAAAAAAGCAGGAAGGTTGTGAGCAACACAGTTTATCCCATACATCTTATCTCAGGgttgtataaaagaaagaaacgGACTGCCGCAAACAAGGAcggcaaattgaaaaatatgaaCCAAGTTTCTGTCTGTAAAAGGAGGGTCATCAACAAAGCATTTTATCCTAGACATTTAAAACCAGGGTGGTATAGTAGCAAGAAACAGGAAGTCGTAAACAAGAGAG AAAATGATTCTTTACCCATACCTCATGTGGTTCATTGTGCAAGAGTACCCGAAGTTAACATGGTTGAATCTGAGACTATAACTATTCAAATAGTGTTTGATGAAGAGATTGGTGGAAAGGAAGGAAGTACTGCCAAAGATGCCAGAGCTGCTTCAAGTGAGCAGCACCTTGAAGGTCCTCTAGATCAAAGTGCTGTCAAAAATATCCAGATCAACCAGTCTGTACCTTCTGAAGGCCATCTAAACCCTTTGGATGAAGTAGTCATAATTGATGACCCTGTGGAGGCTTCAGCTCATGATCGGCTATCCCATGAAGAAAGTAAAAACGACCCTGTGGAGAATTCCCCTATTTGTGAGTCAACAGGGACTAGTTTACTTTTGTTACAGCCAAACACCAGCACTAGCCTGGGACATTCGCTCTCAGTAAATCAG CTGGGGAGTCAAAATGAGCAGAACGGTGGGAGGCATGGGTCCAGTTCAGAAGCTCAAAGTCCAAGAGAACCATCCTTGGAGAATCATCTGCATCATTTTAGCCCTTTGATGATACATTCACAACAGCCATCTGCAG ATCCACTTCTAATGGAAATGGAAAGAATACGAAAGGATCAAGTGCAAGCTCTAAAGATACACGAAGATAGG ATTTTGCAGCTCAAGTTGGAGCGTgataaagagagaaaagaggTAGAAAAGAAGTACAATTTGCTCTTTCGGGATGCTGAAGAAGAAGTAACGCGCAACAAAAAATATCTAGAGATGAATCATCACAAAGTGTATCTACAAAAGTTGCTGGCTGAAGCTCTCAAAAAAAAGCACGATGATAACGATACAGGTGGTTCACCAG AATCACTGATTGAACTTCATGCTCAGAGTGGGCTTCAACATCGTCCAGCAAGTTCATCAACGGCTCCACCCGTGCAAAGGGTCAACCATGCATCGGAACTATTCTCAACTTCTGGCAGACCAAATTTTAGTCCCGTGAACTTCCAGGGAACTTTTCAAAATCGTGTGCGACATGTAGCATTACGAGCCCCTGCCCCGCATCTCCAATCATACAGCAGACCACCTTCATTCGTGGCAATGAACCATCTGCCGGTTCTTGGCAATGGGGAGCGAAACCTGCAATCACCACAGAACTTCCCAAAACATCAGTAA